Proteins encoded by one window of Streptomyces clavuligerus:
- a CDS encoding S8 family serine peptidase, which produces MTLAAVAAVPALVLAPPARADGGEPVSLPPLRLRMAAEDACATASARTAPLSPWTHRALQLSRSWQLTRGAGVTVAVVDTGVGAGAPALAGRVTAVGGAGTDCVGHGSFAAGLIAAAPTGQGTVTGVAPAARILAVTGTDSRGVPDAGLVAGGIRTAVDGGAEVVYVGQVLGSGSTELTAAVAHAAEKDVLVVAPAVPDVAPRGAGGRPDTRTRPYWPARLPQVLSVVDHGPDGGRSKNAPAALAPDLSAPGGAVVGIGARGSGHFIGSGASLAAAHVAGAAALLRAYRPDLDAAATARRLTEAAYPDHTPRLDIYAGLTALLADGPAPAEKSPEPAVVVPSASGEPRGRALLIGGGALALVLLVGTAMVVVPRGKARGWRPAG; this is translated from the coding sequence ATGACTCTCGCGGCGGTCGCCGCGGTACCCGCCCTGGTGCTGGCCCCGCCCGCCCGGGCCGACGGCGGCGAGCCGGTGAGCCTGCCCCCGCTGCGGCTGCGGATGGCCGCCGAGGACGCCTGTGCGACCGCGTCGGCCAGGACCGCGCCGCTGAGCCCCTGGACCCATCGGGCGCTCCAGCTCTCCCGTTCCTGGCAGCTCACCCGGGGCGCCGGTGTCACGGTGGCCGTCGTGGACACCGGGGTCGGAGCCGGGGCGCCCGCGCTGGCCGGGCGGGTCACCGCGGTCGGCGGGGCCGGTACGGACTGTGTGGGGCACGGCAGCTTCGCCGCCGGGCTGATCGCCGCCGCGCCCACCGGGCAAGGCACCGTCACCGGCGTCGCCCCCGCGGCCCGGATTCTCGCCGTGACCGGCACCGACTCCCGGGGCGTCCCGGACGCCGGGCTGGTCGCGGGCGGCATCCGCACCGCCGTGGACGGGGGCGCCGAGGTCGTCTACGTCGGCCAGGTACTCGGCTCCGGCAGCACGGAACTCACCGCCGCGGTGGCGCACGCGGCCGAGAAGGACGTCCTCGTCGTGGCGCCCGCCGTGCCGGACGTCGCCCCCAGGGGCGCCGGCGGCAGGCCCGACACCCGGACCCGCCCCTACTGGCCGGCCCGGCTGCCCCAGGTGCTGTCGGTCGTCGACCACGGGCCCGACGGCGGCCGGTCCAAGAACGCCCCCGCCGCGCTCGCTCCCGATCTGTCCGCCCCCGGCGGCGCCGTGGTCGGCATCGGCGCGCGCGGCTCGGGCCACTTCATCGGCTCGGGAGCCTCGCTGGCCGCCGCGCACGTCGCCGGGGCCGCCGCGCTGCTGCGCGCCTACCGCCCGGACCTGGACGCCGCCGCGACCGCACGCCGTCTGACCGAGGCCGCGTACCCCGACCACACGCCCCGGCTCGACATCTACGCCGGACTGACCGCGCTGCTCGCGGACGGACCGGCACCGGCCGAGAAGAGCCCCGAGCCCGCGGTGGTCGTGCCCTCCGCCTCCGGCGAACCCCGCGGCCGCGCCCTGCTGATCGGCGGCGGCGCCCTGGCGCTGGTGCTGCTGGTGGGCACCGCGATGGTCGTCGTCCCCCGGGGCAAGGCACGCGGCTGGCGCCCGGCGGGCTAG
- the eccCa gene encoding type VII secretion protein EccCa, which produces MSTVLFRRPARRRGPDMPEGELRLQEPPGLPEVTPDSSAVWNYLPMALMSVSMVLMYMRPGGSRSGVFIYLALVVMVISAAAMVLGQYVRRSSERKQQLNGERRDYLRYLRQVRRKVRKAVAEQQRALAWRHPAPDTLWSLVGTSRLWERRPGDEDFGEARVAVGEQKLSLRLAPLSTKPVEDLEPLSAHALRSFTRAYSTVPGQPIAVYLRTWARVLFRGDRERARALARAMVAQLAVAHSPQDLWIAVCAADERRAEWDWAKWLPHNLHGADSDGAGPVRMVVSSVDELDELLGPEFGERHPFEPHAEAGREEPYVVIVLDGVTVPGGHRADGPGFRNAVLLDLDGALTWRPGRATLRLDLDEEETLRLVRTDRERKEQLVVLGRPDAMSVASAASFAKRLAPFRMGVGRETSEPMAADTELTTLLGIADLHRHEPASLWGRPARSERLRVPIAVGPGGTPVELDIKESAQGGTGPHGMLIGATGSGKSELLRTLVLALALTNSSETLNFVLVDFKGGATFLGLDELPHTSAVITNLADEVELVARMQDALHGELIRRQELLRAAGNHTSALEYEKARADGAPLAPLPSLFVVVDEFSELLAAHREFMELFVMIGRLGRSLGVHLLLASQRLDEGRMHQLESHLSYRIGLRTFSAMESRGVLGVPDAYELPPTPGSGFIKSGVEALTRFRAAYVSGPYRRRSGTAHQARVASQVVPWTSGWVVPRQLPDPPPGEAAAEQPADEGQSLLAVAVERMRDAGPPAHQVWLPPLGEPSTLDGLLGPLTPHPEYGLTALSLRGRLSAPVGIVDRPFEQRRDPLIVDLSAAGGHLGIAGGPQSGKSTLLRTLIGALALTHTPREAQFYCLDFGGGTLAGLAGLPHVGGVAARMDKERVGRVIAEVTAVLAHRERFFLDQGIDSMASYRRRRAAGEFPEEAHGDVFLAVDGWSTVRQDYDGYLSTFNALAARGLNYGVHLLITTSRWVELTAAVRDQTGTRLELRMGDPMDSTIDVRKAASVPRVPGRGLTRDSKLHYLAALPRVDGRTGSGDLSEGVADLVARVDEHWSGPPAPPVRTLPTLLPAAELPPVAADGDGLRIPLGVEEETMGTLWHDFSATPHLIVVGDAESGKTNLLRLAAKAIIERHTPAEARIMVVDYRRELVEAVPDAYRLGHAVSLDALKELVDGAARAVRTRVPGADIAPARMRLCDWWTGPRLFVLVDDYDMVGGGGPLNQPFGALMDHLALGYEVGMHLVVARSAAGAGRGLNDPLLRRMLEVNTPGILLSCPPTEGYVFGNLKGRNLIPGRGTRITRRKNVDIQTALVEQGSP; this is translated from the coding sequence TTGAGTACCGTCCTTTTCCGCCGGCCCGCCCGCAGACGCGGACCCGACATGCCGGAAGGGGAGTTGCGCCTCCAGGAGCCGCCCGGGCTGCCGGAGGTCACCCCGGACAGCTCGGCGGTGTGGAACTACCTCCCGATGGCGCTGATGTCGGTGTCCATGGTGCTGATGTACATGCGTCCGGGCGGGTCCCGCAGCGGGGTGTTCATCTATCTGGCGCTGGTGGTGATGGTGATCTCCGCCGCCGCGATGGTCCTGGGCCAGTACGTACGCCGCAGCAGTGAGCGCAAACAGCAGTTGAACGGTGAACGGCGGGACTACCTGCGGTATCTGCGCCAGGTGCGGCGCAAGGTGCGCAAAGCGGTCGCGGAGCAGCAGCGGGCGCTGGCCTGGCGGCACCCGGCGCCGGACACGCTGTGGTCGCTGGTGGGCACGAGCCGCCTGTGGGAACGGCGCCCCGGCGACGAGGACTTCGGCGAGGCGCGGGTGGCGGTCGGCGAACAGAAACTGAGCCTGCGGCTCGCACCGCTCTCCACCAAACCCGTGGAGGACCTGGAGCCCTTGAGCGCCCACGCGCTGCGCAGCTTCACCCGCGCCTACTCCACGGTGCCGGGCCAGCCGATCGCGGTGTATCTGCGGACCTGGGCCCGGGTGCTGTTCCGGGGCGACCGGGAGCGCGCCCGCGCGCTGGCGCGCGCGATGGTGGCACAGCTCGCCGTGGCGCACTCCCCGCAGGACCTGTGGATCGCGGTGTGCGCGGCCGACGAGCGGCGCGCGGAGTGGGACTGGGCGAAGTGGCTGCCGCACAATCTGCACGGGGCCGACTCGGACGGCGCGGGCCCGGTGCGCATGGTGGTCTCCTCGGTGGACGAGCTGGACGAGCTGCTCGGCCCGGAGTTCGGCGAGCGGCATCCGTTTGAACCGCACGCGGAGGCCGGCCGGGAGGAGCCGTATGTGGTGATCGTGCTCGACGGGGTGACGGTCCCGGGCGGGCACCGGGCCGACGGGCCGGGTTTCCGCAACGCGGTCCTGCTCGACCTGGACGGCGCGCTGACCTGGCGGCCGGGCCGGGCGACGCTCCGCCTCGACCTCGACGAGGAGGAGACACTGCGTCTGGTGCGCACGGACCGGGAGCGCAAGGAGCAACTGGTGGTGCTGGGGCGGCCGGACGCGATGAGTGTGGCGAGTGCGGCCTCGTTCGCGAAGCGGCTGGCACCGTTCCGGATGGGGGTGGGCCGGGAGACGAGCGAGCCGATGGCCGCCGACACGGAGCTGACCACCCTGCTGGGCATCGCCGATCTGCACCGCCATGAACCGGCGTCGCTGTGGGGGCGGCCCGCCCGCTCCGAGCGGCTGCGGGTGCCGATCGCGGTGGGCCCCGGCGGGACGCCGGTGGAGCTGGACATCAAGGAGTCGGCGCAGGGCGGCACCGGGCCGCACGGGATGCTCATCGGCGCCACCGGCTCGGGCAAGAGCGAGCTGCTGCGCACCCTGGTGCTGGCGCTGGCGCTGACGAACTCCTCCGAGACGCTGAACTTTGTCCTCGTCGACTTCAAGGGCGGCGCGACCTTCCTCGGTCTGGACGAACTCCCGCACACCTCCGCGGTGATCACCAATCTGGCGGACGAGGTGGAGCTGGTCGCCCGGATGCAGGACGCGCTCCACGGCGAGCTGATCCGCCGCCAGGAGCTGCTGCGGGCCGCGGGCAACCACACCTCGGCGCTGGAGTACGAGAAGGCGCGGGCGGACGGGGCGCCGCTGGCCCCGCTGCCCAGCCTGTTCGTGGTGGTCGACGAGTTCAGCGAGCTGCTGGCGGCGCACCGTGAGTTCATGGAGCTGTTCGTGATGATCGGACGGCTCGGGCGCAGCCTCGGGGTGCATCTGCTGCTCGCCTCGCAGCGGCTGGACGAGGGCCGGATGCACCAGTTGGAGTCGCATCTGTCGTACCGGATCGGTCTGCGGACGTTCTCCGCGATGGAGAGCCGCGGTGTCCTGGGGGTCCCGGACGCCTATGAGCTGCCGCCGACGCCGGGCAGCGGTTTCATCAAGTCGGGTGTCGAGGCGCTGACGCGGTTCCGTGCCGCGTATGTGTCCGGGCCCTACCGGCGGCGCAGCGGCACGGCGCACCAGGCGCGGGTGGCGAGCCAGGTGGTGCCGTGGACCTCGGGGTGGGTGGTGCCCCGGCAGCTCCCCGACCCGCCGCCCGGGGAGGCCGCGGCCGAGCAGCCAGCGGACGAGGGGCAGTCGCTGCTGGCGGTGGCCGTGGAGCGGATGCGGGACGCCGGGCCGCCCGCCCACCAGGTGTGGCTGCCGCCGCTGGGCGAGCCGTCCACCCTGGACGGACTGCTGGGCCCGCTGACCCCGCACCCGGAGTACGGGCTGACCGCCCTGTCGCTGCGCGGGCGGCTCAGCGCGCCGGTGGGCATCGTGGACCGGCCGTTCGAACAGCGCCGTGACCCGCTGATCGTGGATCTGTCGGCCGCCGGGGGCCATCTGGGCATCGCGGGCGGCCCCCAGAGCGGCAAGTCGACGCTGCTGCGCACCCTGATCGGCGCCCTGGCCCTCACCCACACGCCGCGCGAGGCGCAGTTCTACTGCCTGGACTTCGGCGGCGGCACCCTGGCCGGGCTGGCCGGGCTGCCGCATGTCGGCGGGGTCGCCGCGCGGATGGACAAGGAACGGGTGGGCCGGGTGATCGCCGAGGTCACGGCGGTGCTGGCGCACCGTGAGCGGTTCTTCCTGGACCAGGGCATCGACTCGATGGCCTCCTACCGGCGCCGCCGGGCGGCCGGGGAGTTCCCCGAGGAGGCGCACGGTGATGTGTTCCTGGCGGTCGACGGCTGGTCCACGGTCCGGCAGGACTACGACGGATACCTCAGCACCTTCAACGCACTGGCCGCGCGGGGCCTGAACTACGGCGTCCATCTGCTGATCACCACCTCCCGCTGGGTGGAGCTGACCGCGGCGGTGCGCGACCAGACCGGGACCCGGCTGGAGCTGCGGATGGGCGATCCGATGGACTCGACGATCGATGTCCGCAAGGCGGCCTCGGTGCCACGGGTCCCGGGCCGGGGCCTGACCCGCGACTCCAAGCTGCACTATCTGGCGGCGCTGCCCCGGGTGGACGGCCGCACCGGCTCGGGGGACCTCTCCGAGGGCGTGGCCGACCTGGTGGCCCGGGTGGACGAGCACTGGTCGGGCCCGCCCGCGCCGCCGGTGCGGACGCTGCCCACGCTGCTGCCCGCCGCCGAACTGCCTCCCGTCGCCGCGGACGGTGACGGGCTGCGGATTCCGCTGGGCGTCGAGGAGGAGACCATGGGCACGCTGTGGCACGACTTCTCGGCGACCCCGCATCTGATCGTCGTCGGCGACGCCGAGAGCGGCAAGACCAATCTGCTGCGGCTGGCCGCGAAAGCGATCATCGAGCGCCATACCCCCGCCGAGGCGCGGATCATGGTGGTCGACTACCGGCGTGAGCTGGTGGAGGCCGTGCCGGACGCCTACCGCCTCGGGCACGCGGTGTCGCTGGACGCCCTCAAGGAGCTGGTGGACGGCGCGGCGCGGGCGGTGCGGACCCGGGTGCCGGGCGCGGACATCGCGCCCGCCCGGATGCGGCTGTGCGACTGGTGGACCGGGCCGCGGCTCTTCGTCCTGGTCGACGACTACGACATGGTCGGGGGCGGCGGACCGCTGAACCAGCCGTTCGGCGCGCTGATGGACCATCTGGCGCTGGGTTACGAGGTGGGCATGCACCTGGTGGTGGCCCGTTCGGCGGCGGGCGCGGGGCGCGGTCTGAACGATCCGCTGCTGCGCCGGATGCTGGAGGTCAACACCCCCGGCATCCTGCTGTCCTGCCCGCCGACGGAGGGCTATGTGTTCGGCAACCTCAAGGGCCGCAATCTGATCCCCGGCCGGGGGACGCGGATCACGCGCCGCAAGAACGTCGACATCCAGACGGCACTGGTCGAGCAGGGGTCCCCGTGA
- the eccD gene encoding type VII secretion integral membrane protein EccD translates to MTDSTTSALCRVTVRAPAKSIDLAVPPDVPVADLLPTLVRYAGDDLAEQGLEHGGWVLQRLGDPPFDGSASLESLGVLDGETLHLRPHTDALPEVVLDDLVEGVAQTMETQPFAWSAPASRRVLLSLVVLTLAAGLAVLAWPGPATGLRALAAAATGLLLLGGAGSASRAVGDAEAGAALGLAAVPYFALAGWLLPGGSLGGPDRWEVLGARVLAAAAAAAGGAMLAVAAVAAFAALFLALVVVATAGVLAGALMMTRDLGPGQTSGLIALAAVVFGAFVPSMSFRLSGLRMPPLPSNAEQLQEGIEPHSPSSVAARTVVADGWMTGLYAATAAVCAVCLYGLAHRLTPPTVTMALALSLLLFLHSRALGNILQRLSLVTAGVWGGALLIHATAADAAPTQRLLLVAGLAAVAAALAIASWTVPGRRLVPYWGRAAEILQSAMAISLLPLALWVLGVYGWLRTMNS, encoded by the coding sequence ATGACCGACAGCACCACGTCCGCACTGTGCCGTGTCACCGTACGCGCTCCGGCCAAGTCCATCGATCTCGCGGTTCCCCCCGACGTCCCGGTCGCCGATCTGCTGCCGACGCTGGTCCGGTACGCCGGTGACGACCTGGCGGAACAGGGCCTGGAGCACGGCGGCTGGGTACTCCAGCGGCTCGGCGACCCCCCGTTCGACGGGAGCGCCAGCCTGGAGTCGCTCGGGGTGCTCGACGGCGAGACCCTCCATCTGCGCCCGCACACCGACGCCCTGCCCGAGGTCGTCCTGGACGACCTGGTCGAAGGCGTCGCCCAGACCATGGAGACCCAGCCGTTCGCCTGGAGCGCCCCGGCCTCCCGCCGGGTTCTGCTGAGCCTGGTGGTGCTCACCCTGGCCGCCGGGCTCGCCGTCCTGGCCTGGCCCGGCCCCGCCACCGGGCTGCGCGCCCTGGCCGCCGCGGCCACCGGGCTGCTCCTCCTGGGCGGCGCGGGGTCCGCCAGCCGCGCGGTCGGCGACGCGGAGGCGGGCGCCGCCCTCGGCCTCGCCGCCGTCCCGTACTTCGCGCTGGCCGGCTGGCTGCTGCCCGGCGGGAGCCTCGGCGGGCCGGACCGGTGGGAGGTGCTGGGGGCCCGGGTGCTGGCGGCGGCGGCCGCGGCGGCCGGTGGCGCGATGCTCGCCGTCGCCGCCGTCGCCGCGTTCGCCGCGCTCTTCCTGGCCCTGGTGGTGGTGGCCACCGCCGGGGTGCTCGCCGGGGCCCTGATGATGACCAGGGACCTCGGACCCGGCCAGACGTCCGGACTGATCGCCCTGGCCGCCGTGGTGTTCGGGGCGTTCGTGCCGTCGATGTCGTTCCGGCTCTCCGGGCTGCGGATGCCGCCGCTGCCGTCCAACGCCGAACAGCTCCAGGAGGGCATCGAGCCGCACTCCCCGTCCTCGGTGGCCGCCCGTACCGTGGTCGCCGACGGCTGGATGACCGGCCTGTACGCCGCCACCGCCGCCGTCTGCGCGGTCTGCCTGTACGGCCTGGCGCACCGGCTCACCCCGCCGACCGTGACCATGGCCCTCGCCCTGTCGCTGCTGCTGTTCCTGCACAGCCGTGCCCTCGGCAACATCCTCCAGCGGCTCTCGCTGGTCACGGCCGGAGTCTGGGGCGGGGCGCTGCTGATCCACGCGACGGCCGCGGACGCCGCGCCGACCCAGCGGCTGCTGCTGGTCGCCGGGCTCGCCGCGGTCGCCGCCGCCCTCGCCATCGCCTCGTGGACCGTCCCCGGCAGGCGGCTCGTGCCGTACTGGGGCCGGGCCGCCGAGATCCTCCAGTCCGCCATGGCCATCAGCCTGCTCCCGCTGGCCCTGTGGGTGCTCGGCGTCTACGGCTGGCTGCGGACCATGAACAGCTGA
- a CDS encoding right-handed parallel beta-helix repeat-containing protein, with protein MSRQVLTVGQGETDGFRTLGEALAVARTGAVVRVGPGRYAENLTVRTRVTIVGEGDPGSVEICPRRGTAVTLVADAVLLTDLVLRGGSEDVAVVDAPRGQIALDRCTVVGSGWTALLARQTGSLAMRGCRITNREGAGIVDTSTTPSVIEDCVLENLGSSAVVLSEQARSTVRDCRVRDARGNGVLANGEAQGTVESCDISGTGKPALALEGSSTTRVLRTTVRDSAVGIHLTSAARPVLEDVTVSGTSGPGIALSAGADPLLRRCATTRTKGQGLLVTDRSRGTFEDCAFDTAAGAAIRVTDASSPAFLRTAVRDCADPEAAVQLTEDSTAEFDRLEVVTPQGSGVSVRARAKPLLRRVLVTGAGRHGVEVGEDGRGRLEFCVVERAGQAGVRVADGAQVQFDDCALRDCGDAAVSVGREGLATVRDTEVEGCASSGVLVEDGGEAALTRVRISGAGAHGVLLAAGARAELRSCEMSGSVGDGVRVDTAEPVTVHGCTVRDNRGAGLTRTRAGDRLDVLELTSADNGAPDAWGVDAATAGSPGAPGRADGGPKGPLAALEALIGLENVKHQVRTLVNLNQLAQRRKRLGMPVPSMSRHLVFAGPPGTGKTTVARLYGSILAELGVLPQGHLVEVSRADLVAQVIGGTAIKTTEAFRTAIGGVLFIDEAYTLTSGGSSNDFGREAVDTLLKLMEDHRDEVAVIAAGYSSEMDGFLSSNPGLASRFTRTIEFGNYSVDELVTITESMCGSHQYELGPGTSQVLAAHYEAMDRGASFGNGRAARGVFQEMVDRQASRLATMDEPAERDLTLLLPEDVGESAAAPGTAAEDRDSMLAELDGMVGLRAVKREVTDLVSLLTTARRREAAGLPVPRISRHLVFSGSPGTGKTTVARLYARLLASLGVLSRGQLVEVARADLVGRYVGHTAQLTKEVFQSALGGVLFIDEAYTLTPEGAGSDFGREAVDTLLKLMEDHRDEVVVIVAGYTGEMRGFLSSNPGLASRFSRFVEFEDYSTDELLTILDRQAEESGYTCAAPTLEALRALVDAAPRGRTFGNARLARRLLETMVTQQARRLSAVPRPTVDDLRTLLPEDLPAAGPGGPVG; from the coding sequence GTGTCACGGCAAGTACTGACGGTGGGTCAGGGAGAGACGGACGGGTTCCGGACCCTGGGGGAGGCGCTGGCGGTGGCCCGGACGGGCGCGGTCGTCCGGGTCGGGCCGGGCCGGTACGCGGAGAATCTCACCGTGCGCACCCGGGTCACGATCGTGGGCGAGGGCGATCCGGGGTCGGTGGAGATCTGCCCGCGCCGCGGCACGGCGGTGACGCTGGTCGCGGACGCGGTGCTCCTCACCGATCTGGTGCTGCGGGGCGGCAGTGAGGACGTCGCGGTGGTGGACGCGCCGCGCGGCCAGATCGCGCTGGACCGCTGCACCGTGGTCGGCTCGGGCTGGACGGCCCTGCTCGCCCGGCAGACCGGGTCGCTGGCGATGCGCGGCTGCCGGATCACCAACCGGGAGGGCGCCGGGATCGTGGACACCTCGACGACCCCGAGCGTCATCGAGGACTGTGTGCTGGAGAACCTCGGCTCCTCGGCCGTCGTCCTCAGTGAGCAGGCCCGTTCCACGGTGCGCGACTGCCGGGTCCGCGACGCCCGCGGCAACGGCGTGCTGGCCAACGGCGAGGCGCAGGGCACCGTCGAGTCCTGCGACATCAGCGGCACCGGCAAACCGGCCCTGGCGCTGGAGGGCAGCAGCACCACCCGGGTGCTGCGCACCACCGTCCGGGACAGCGCCGTCGGCATCCATCTCACCAGCGCCGCCCGCCCGGTCCTGGAGGACGTCACGGTGTCCGGCACCTCGGGTCCGGGCATCGCCCTGTCGGCGGGCGCCGACCCGCTGCTGCGGCGGTGCGCCACCACCCGTACCAAGGGGCAGGGCCTGCTGGTCACCGATCGGTCCCGGGGCACCTTCGAGGACTGCGCGTTCGACACGGCGGCCGGGGCGGCGATCCGGGTCACGGACGCCAGCTCGCCGGCGTTCCTGCGGACGGCCGTGCGGGACTGCGCCGACCCGGAGGCGGCGGTGCAGCTCACCGAGGACTCCACCGCCGAGTTCGACCGGCTGGAGGTGGTCACGCCGCAGGGCAGCGGCGTCTCCGTGCGCGCCCGGGCCAAGCCGCTGCTGCGCCGGGTGCTGGTCACCGGGGCGGGGCGGCACGGCGTGGAGGTGGGCGAGGACGGCCGCGGGCGGCTGGAGTTCTGTGTCGTGGAGCGGGCCGGGCAGGCCGGGGTGCGCGTCGCCGACGGGGCGCAGGTCCAGTTCGACGACTGCGCGCTGCGCGACTGCGGGGACGCCGCCGTCTCCGTGGGCCGGGAGGGCCTGGCCACGGTCCGCGACACCGAGGTGGAGGGCTGTGCCTCCTCCGGGGTGCTGGTGGAGGACGGCGGCGAGGCCGCGCTGACCCGGGTGCGGATCTCGGGGGCCGGTGCGCACGGCGTGCTGCTGGCCGCGGGCGCCCGTGCGGAGCTGCGGTCCTGCGAGATGTCCGGCAGTGTCGGCGACGGCGTCCGGGTGGACACGGCGGAGCCGGTGACGGTCCACGGCTGCACGGTCCGCGACAACCGGGGCGCCGGTCTGACCCGGACCCGGGCCGGGGACCGGCTCGACGTGCTGGAGCTGACCAGCGCGGACAACGGGGCCCCGGACGCCTGGGGCGTGGACGCGGCGACCGCCGGGAGCCCCGGCGCGCCGGGCCGGGCGGACGGCGGCCCGAAGGGCCCGCTGGCGGCGCTGGAGGCGCTGATCGGCCTGGAGAACGTCAAGCACCAGGTGCGCACGCTGGTCAACCTCAACCAACTGGCGCAGCGCCGCAAGCGGTTGGGCATGCCGGTGCCGTCGATGAGCCGCCATCTGGTCTTCGCGGGCCCGCCCGGTACCGGCAAGACCACCGTGGCGCGGCTCTACGGCTCGATCCTGGCGGAGCTGGGTGTGCTGCCGCAGGGCCATCTGGTGGAGGTCTCCCGCGCCGACCTGGTGGCGCAGGTGATCGGCGGTACGGCGATCAAGACCACGGAGGCGTTCAGGACGGCGATCGGCGGTGTCCTCTTCATCGACGAGGCGTACACCCTCACCTCGGGCGGCTCCTCGAACGACTTCGGCAGGGAGGCGGTCGACACCCTGCTGAAGCTGATGGAGGACCACCGGGACGAGGTCGCGGTCATCGCCGCGGGCTACTCGTCCGAGATGGACGGCTTCCTGTCCTCCAACCCGGGCCTGGCCTCCCGTTTCACCCGCACCATCGAGTTCGGCAACTACTCGGTCGACGAGCTGGTGACGATCACCGAGAGCATGTGCGGCTCCCATCAGTACGAGCTGGGCCCCGGCACCTCCCAGGTGCTCGCCGCGCACTACGAGGCCATGGACCGCGGCGCCTCCTTCGGCAACGGCCGGGCCGCGCGCGGGGTGTTCCAGGAGATGGTCGACCGCCAGGCGTCCCGGCTGGCCACGATGGACGAACCGGCCGAACGGGATCTGACGCTGCTGCTGCCGGAGGATGTCGGCGAGTCCGCTGCGGCCCCGGGGACGGCGGCGGAGGACCGGGACTCGATGCTGGCGGAGCTGGACGGGATGGTGGGGCTGCGCGCCGTGAAACGCGAGGTCACCGATCTGGTGAGTCTGCTCACCACCGCGAGGCGGCGCGAGGCGGCGGGTCTGCCGGTGCCCCGTATCAGCCGGCATCTGGTGTTCTCCGGCTCCCCCGGCACCGGCAAGACCACGGTGGCCCGGCTCTACGCCCGTCTGCTGGCCTCGCTGGGCGTCCTGTCCCGCGGCCAACTGGTGGAGGTGGCCCGCGCGGACCTGGTCGGCCGGTATGTCGGCCATACCGCGCAGCTCACCAAGGAGGTGTTCCAGAGCGCGTTGGGCGGTGTCCTCTTCATCGACGAGGCGTACACCCTCACACCCGAGGGGGCGGGCTCCGACTTCGGCAGGGAAGCGGTGGACACCCTGCTGAAGCTGATGGAGGACCACCGGGACGAGGTGGTGGTGATCGTCGCGGGCTATACCGGGGAGATGCGCGGCTTCCTGTCCTCCAACCCGGGTCTGGCCTCCCGCTTCTCCCGTTTCGTGGAGTTCGAGGACTACTCCACCGACGAGCTGCTCACCATCCTGGACCGGCAGGCCGAGGAGAGTGGCTACACCTGCGCCGCCCCCACCCTGGAGGCGCTGCGCGCCCTGGTCGACGCGGCCCCGCGCGGCCGGACGTTCGGCAACGCCCGGCTGGCCCGCCGGCTTCTGGAGACGATGGTCACCCAGCAGGCCCGCCGTCTCAGCGCCGTCCCCCGGCCCACCGTGGACGATCTGCGCACCCTGCTGCCGGAGGACCTGCCGGCGGCGGGGCCGGGCGGCCCGGTGGGCTGA